The Glycine soja cultivar W05 chromosome 6, ASM419377v2, whole genome shotgun sequence genome has a window encoding:
- the LOC114414873 gene encoding uncharacterized protein LOC114414873 isoform X2, giving the protein MSPASSPLQVPSSTAPFAGLVICVTGLSKEARNQVMEATERLGGQYSPNLHPQCTHLVVQSFGGRKFEHALKHGAKNGLFVVTLGWFVDSVRKTVRLSESHYRVKSYGDNNTRLEDFRLLPEYRNAENSCFPARIHQSNQANSVEELQRFTGRESNRNSDSTLSGCSIYVDPGISSELRNKVIETASREGASLVEQWFVGCSVSHVVTEGTSIQRYLGYSSNLITPLWILKTAKEKYVRKLVHMSVDLAKQVGLMLEDIHNDISGKEVIKQKVLNNLPDTESEVSYEERQQIVNSAKNGVRNRRGRRMQTCQTPIRPITPNNLLDSICWSISEPTSTASIYTDSFSVEDPSENHTSIFFDAKGDGKDSEASFSNSTRPLTESEKSELIFKNHFLTILLPIDRFAEMGPSSRTFFSHNGFTCLQVLDHIRAFYQENMSRQEIEAAIHSDSRHADRLRSVYSSKETAESGYVMFKRVEFLGSRTSFEMLKRVTGDNNSNVYELLLRA; this is encoded by the exons ATGTCTCCTGCTTCGTCTCCTTTGCAAGTGCCATCATCAACTGCTCCTTTTGCTGGTCTTGTCATATGCGTTACTGGTTTATCTAAAG AAGCAAGGAATCAGGTCATGGAGGCTACAGAGAGATTAGGTGGACAGTATAGCCCCAATTTGCATCCTCAATGTACCCATTTGGTGGTTCAG AGTTTTGGTGGACGCAAGTTTGAGCATGCGCTGAAGCATGGAGCAAAAAATGGCCTCTTTGTTGTTACACTGGGTTGGTTTGTGGATAGTGTCAGGAAAACTG TGAGGTTGAGTGAATCACATTATAGAGTGAAGAGTTACGGGGATAACAACACACGTTTGGAGGATTTTAGACTGCTTCCTGAGTATAGAAATGCTGAAAATTCTTGTTTTCCTGCAAGAATCCACCAAAGCAACCAAGCTAATAGTGTTGAAGAACTTCAAAGATTCACTGGAAGAGAGTCTAACAGAAATTCGGACTCAACTTTGTCTGGCTGCTCCATCTATGTTGATCCAGGCATTTCATCTGAATTGCGAAACAAG GTTATTGAGACTGCTTCAAGAGAAGGTGCTAGTTTGGTTGAACAATGGTTTGTTGGCTGCAGTGTTAGTCATGTAGTAACTGAAGGGACATCAATCCAAAGATATCTTGGATACTCTAGTAACCTCATTACA CCTCTGTGGATTCTCAAAACAGCTAAGGAGAAATATGTGCGAAAGCTTGTTCACATGTCCGTTGATTTGGCAAAGCAAGTTGGCCTAATGCTTGAAGACATCCATAATGACATTTCAGGAAAG GAAGTAATAAAGCAAAAAGTCCTTAACAATCTTCCGGATACTGAAAGTGAAGTCAGCTATGAAGAAAGACAACAAATTGTGAATTCTGCCAAAAATGGAGTCAGAAATCGCCGTGGTCGTCGAATGCAG ACTTGTCAGACTCCAATTCGTCCTATAACACCCAACAACCTTCTAGACTCTATCTGCTGGTCTATATCCGAGCCAACTTCAACTGCTTCCATTTACACAGACTCTTTCAGTGTTGAAGATCCTAGTGAAAATCATACTTCAATATTTTTTGACGCAAAAGGGGATGGCAAGGATTCGGAAGCTTCGTTTTCAAACTCCACTCGTCCTCTGACAGAAAG CGAGAAATCCGAGTTGATATTTAAAAACCATTTCCTTACCATACTATTACCAATCGACCGATTTGCTGAGATGGGTCCTTCTTCAAGAACGTTTTTCAGCCATAATGGTTTTACATGTCTTCAGGTGTTGGATCATATCCGTGCATTTTATCAG GAGAACATGTCAAGGCAAGAAATAGAAGCTGCAATTCATAGTGATTCAAGACACGCTGATAGGCTTAGATCAGTGTACTCAAGTAAGGAAACAGCTGAAAGTGGCTATGTAATGTTCAAAAGGGTTGAATTCTTGGGTAGTCGTACAAGTTTTGAAATGTTGAAGCGTGTAACTGGGGACAACAATTCCAACGTTTATGAGCTATTACTTAGGGCCTAA
- the LOC114414873 gene encoding uncharacterized protein LOC114414873 isoform X1, whose product MGGDGRVEVVSGKGCSRLFSSSIPSFRGLQPLEPMSPASSPLQVPSSTAPFAGLVICVTGLSKEARNQVMEATERLGGQYSPNLHPQCTHLVVQSFGGRKFEHALKHGAKNGLFVVTLGWFVDSVRKTVRLSESHYRVKSYGDNNTRLEDFRLLPEYRNAENSCFPARIHQSNQANSVEELQRFTGRESNRNSDSTLSGCSIYVDPGISSELRNKVIETASREGASLVEQWFVGCSVSHVVTEGTSIQRYLGYSSNLITPLWILKTAKEKYVRKLVHMSVDLAKQVGLMLEDIHNDISGKEVIKQKVLNNLPDTESEVSYEERQQIVNSAKNGVRNRRGRRMQTCQTPIRPITPNNLLDSICWSISEPTSTASIYTDSFSVEDPSENHTSIFFDAKGDGKDSEASFSNSTRPLTESEKSELIFKNHFLTILLPIDRFAEMGPSSRTFFSHNGFTCLQVLDHIRAFYQENMSRQEIEAAIHSDSRHADRLRSVYSSKETAESGYVMFKRVEFLGSRTSFEMLKRVTGDNNSNVYELLLRA is encoded by the exons ATGGGTGGTGATGGTAGAGTTGAAGTTGTGAGTGGCAAGGGGTGTTCGAGGCTGTTTTCATCTTCAATTCCTTCATTCAGAGGTTTGCAACCATTGGAGCCAATGTCTCCTGCTTCGTCTCCTTTGCAAGTGCCATCATCAACTGCTCCTTTTGCTGGTCTTGTCATATGCGTTACTGGTTTATCTAAAG AAGCAAGGAATCAGGTCATGGAGGCTACAGAGAGATTAGGTGGACAGTATAGCCCCAATTTGCATCCTCAATGTACCCATTTGGTGGTTCAG AGTTTTGGTGGACGCAAGTTTGAGCATGCGCTGAAGCATGGAGCAAAAAATGGCCTCTTTGTTGTTACACTGGGTTGGTTTGTGGATAGTGTCAGGAAAACTG TGAGGTTGAGTGAATCACATTATAGAGTGAAGAGTTACGGGGATAACAACACACGTTTGGAGGATTTTAGACTGCTTCCTGAGTATAGAAATGCTGAAAATTCTTGTTTTCCTGCAAGAATCCACCAAAGCAACCAAGCTAATAGTGTTGAAGAACTTCAAAGATTCACTGGAAGAGAGTCTAACAGAAATTCGGACTCAACTTTGTCTGGCTGCTCCATCTATGTTGATCCAGGCATTTCATCTGAATTGCGAAACAAG GTTATTGAGACTGCTTCAAGAGAAGGTGCTAGTTTGGTTGAACAATGGTTTGTTGGCTGCAGTGTTAGTCATGTAGTAACTGAAGGGACATCAATCCAAAGATATCTTGGATACTCTAGTAACCTCATTACA CCTCTGTGGATTCTCAAAACAGCTAAGGAGAAATATGTGCGAAAGCTTGTTCACATGTCCGTTGATTTGGCAAAGCAAGTTGGCCTAATGCTTGAAGACATCCATAATGACATTTCAGGAAAG GAAGTAATAAAGCAAAAAGTCCTTAACAATCTTCCGGATACTGAAAGTGAAGTCAGCTATGAAGAAAGACAACAAATTGTGAATTCTGCCAAAAATGGAGTCAGAAATCGCCGTGGTCGTCGAATGCAG ACTTGTCAGACTCCAATTCGTCCTATAACACCCAACAACCTTCTAGACTCTATCTGCTGGTCTATATCCGAGCCAACTTCAACTGCTTCCATTTACACAGACTCTTTCAGTGTTGAAGATCCTAGTGAAAATCATACTTCAATATTTTTTGACGCAAAAGGGGATGGCAAGGATTCGGAAGCTTCGTTTTCAAACTCCACTCGTCCTCTGACAGAAAG CGAGAAATCCGAGTTGATATTTAAAAACCATTTCCTTACCATACTATTACCAATCGACCGATTTGCTGAGATGGGTCCTTCTTCAAGAACGTTTTTCAGCCATAATGGTTTTACATGTCTTCAGGTGTTGGATCATATCCGTGCATTTTATCAG GAGAACATGTCAAGGCAAGAAATAGAAGCTGCAATTCATAGTGATTCAAGACACGCTGATAGGCTTAGATCAGTGTACTCAAGTAAGGAAACAGCTGAAAGTGGCTATGTAATGTTCAAAAGGGTTGAATTCTTGGGTAGTCGTACAAGTTTTGAAATGTTGAAGCGTGTAACTGGGGACAACAATTCCAACGTTTATGAGCTATTACTTAGGGCCTAA
- the LOC114414874 gene encoding 3beta-hydroxysteroid-dehydrogenase/decarboxylase codes for MEAKDKWCVVTGGRGFAARSLVEMLIRHKEYCVRIADLEVSIVLEPAEQLGLLGQALHSGRAQYVSLDLRNKAQVLKALEGVEVVFHMAAPNSSINNYQLHHSVNVQGTNNVIDACVELNVKRLVYTSCLVYTSSPSVFFDDVHGIHNGNETMPYAHSPNDHYSATKAEAEALVIKANGTNGLLTCCIRPSSIFGPGDRLSVPSLVDAARKGESKFLIGDGNNVYDFTYVENVAHAHICADRALASEGPVSEKAAGEAYFITNMEPMKFWEFVSLVVEGLGYERPRIKIPTFVIMPIAHLVEWIYKLLGPYGMKLPQLIPSRIRLISCSRTFDCSKAKDRLGYAPIVTLQEGLRRTIESYTHLKADNEPKTKREGPSKASKYLGSGRGVNNQLYLSNFFAW; via the exons ATGGAAGCAAAAGATAAGTGGTGCGTGGTGACCGGAGGTCGCGGCTTCGCTGCTCGGTCTTTGGTGGAAATGCTAATTCGTCACAAGGAGTACTGCGTTCGCATCGCCGATTTGGAAGTCAGCATTGTTCTCGAGCCCGCCGAGCAGTTAGGCCTTCTCGGCCAGGCCCTGCACTCTGGCCGAGCCCAATATGTCTCCCTCGATCTTCGCAACAAGGCCCAAGTTCTAAAAG CGTTGGAGGGAGTTGAGGTGGTGTTCCACATGGCTGCTCCAAACTCTTCCATTAACAACTACCAGCTTCATCATTCCGTCAATGTGCAAG GGACGAATAATGTCATCGATGCTTGCGTGGAGCTGAACGTGAAGCGTCTCGTTTACACTAGCTGTCTCGTTTACACCAGCTCTCCCAGCGTCTTCTTCGACGATGTTCATGGAATTCATAATGGAAACGAAACAATGCCTTATGCGCATTCG CCTAATGATCATTATTCAGCAACGAAAGCCGAGGCTGAGGCATTGGTTATTAAAGCTAATGGGACTAATGGGCTCCTAACGTGCTGCATACGCCCTAGCAGCATTTTTGGGCCTGGTGATAGGCTGTCGGTGCCTTCACTAGTTGATGCTGCCAGAAAAGGGGAATCTAAG TTTCTTATTGGTGATGGCAATAACGTTTATGATTTCACATATGTTGAAAATGTGGCTCATGCCCATATATGTGCTGATCGAGCTCTAGCTTCAGAAGGACCGGTTTCAGAAAAAGCTGCGGGAGAG gcATATTTCATAACAAATATGGAGCCTATGAAATTCTGGGAGTTCGTGTCATTGGTAGTGGAAGGTCTTGGATATGAAAG GCCAAGGATAAAGATCCCCACCTTTGTTATCATGCCCATTGCACATTTGGTGGAGTGGATATATAAGCTGCTAGGCCCATATGGGATGAAGCTGCCTCAGTTAATTCCTTCGAGAATAAGACTCATATCTTGCAGCAGAACTTTTGATTGCTCAAAAGCAAAGGATCGCCTTGGCTATGCACCCATCGTAACACTACAG GAGGGTCTGCGAAGGACAATTGAATCATACACACACTTGAAGGCGGATAATGAACCTAAAACTAAAAGAGAAGGTCCCTCAAAAGCTTCCAAATATCTTGGAAGTGGAAGAGGTGTGAATAATCAACTATATCTGTCTAACTTCTTTGCTTGGTGA